The following are from one region of the Microbacterium sp. cx-55 genome:
- a CDS encoding NUDIX hydrolase — translation MPSDAALRTAREQLVDLARGDGLAGAAHALIDLPTVPDPRPAAILILFGVLDGRPSTAETQASAVSRDLDVLLLSRATTLRAHPGQVAFPGGRLDPEDLGPVDAALREAREETGLDPRGVDVLGVLPDVPLAFSGHVVTPVLGWWRHPTPVGVVDTAESSDVFRAPVADLLDPANRGVTVLRRDGREFRGPGFRVAHTTGEHLVWGFTAMLLDALFDRLGWTEPWDQARELPLVL, via the coding sequence ATGCCGTCAGATGCCGCCCTCCGGACCGCGCGGGAGCAGCTCGTCGACCTGGCCCGCGGCGACGGTCTCGCGGGTGCGGCGCATGCGCTGATCGATCTACCGACCGTGCCGGATCCGCGCCCGGCGGCGATCCTCATCCTGTTCGGCGTGCTCGATGGTCGGCCGAGCACCGCGGAGACCCAGGCGTCCGCGGTCTCTCGCGATCTCGACGTGCTGCTTCTTTCTCGCGCAACGACCCTGCGCGCGCATCCCGGACAGGTCGCCTTTCCCGGCGGTCGCCTCGATCCGGAGGATCTCGGTCCCGTGGATGCGGCGCTGCGCGAGGCGCGCGAGGAGACCGGGCTCGATCCCCGAGGCGTCGATGTGCTCGGCGTTCTCCCCGATGTTCCGCTCGCCTTCTCCGGCCACGTGGTGACGCCGGTGCTCGGCTGGTGGCGCCATCCGACGCCGGTCGGGGTCGTCGACACCGCCGAGTCCTCGGATGTCTTCCGGGCACCCGTGGCCGATCTGCTCGACCCCGCGAATCGCGGCGTGACCGTCCTCCGTCGTGACGGGCGAGAGTTCCGCGGGCCGGGATTCCGGGTGGCGCACACCACCGGTGAGCACCTCGTGTGGGGGTTCACGGCGATGCTGCTCGACGCGCTGTTCGATCGACTCGGGTGGACCGAGCCGTGGGATCAGGCGCGCGAACTGCCGCTCGTGCTCTGA
- a CDS encoding M4 family metallopeptidase yields the protein MARSTSDTESVAAVHQGIVPSYLLDRLAQSTRFPRAADAARQTLTIGRPPRRARIELSIDASGNLVAEVSAAPDRTISDAQNTETLPGVRVRTEDEPPVDDVAVNEAYDGLGATFELLLSAFGRTSIDGAGAALEATVHFGVDYDNAFWDGERMVFGDGDGEVFLGFTGSVSIIGHELGHGVIQHTAGLEYQGQSGALNESIADVFGALTEQYQRGDTAEDATWLIGGGIFGPAVEGRALRSMIEPGTAYDDDQLGRDPQPAHMRDYVETAEDNGGVHLNSGIPNRAFALAAIALGGPAWERAGLVWYRALTGGLGPTATFAEFAEATIAAATAQYGEDSEVSAAVRTAWTTVGVTVDERGGAGD from the coding sequence ATGGCGAGATCTACATCCGATACCGAGTCCGTCGCGGCCGTCCACCAGGGCATCGTGCCGTCGTACCTCCTCGACCGTCTGGCGCAGTCGACGCGTTTTCCGCGCGCAGCGGATGCGGCGCGCCAGACGCTCACGATCGGACGACCGCCGCGTCGCGCGCGCATCGAGCTGTCGATCGACGCGTCCGGCAACCTCGTCGCGGAGGTGAGTGCCGCCCCGGACCGCACGATCAGCGACGCACAGAACACGGAGACGTTGCCGGGCGTACGCGTGCGGACGGAAGACGAGCCGCCGGTCGATGACGTGGCCGTGAACGAGGCGTACGACGGACTCGGAGCGACGTTCGAGCTGCTGCTCTCGGCCTTCGGGCGCACCTCGATCGACGGTGCGGGCGCGGCACTCGAGGCGACCGTGCACTTCGGCGTCGATTACGACAACGCGTTCTGGGACGGCGAGCGGATGGTGTTCGGCGACGGTGACGGGGAGGTCTTCCTCGGCTTCACCGGCTCGGTCTCGATCATCGGCCACGAGCTCGGGCACGGCGTCATCCAGCACACGGCGGGGCTCGAATACCAGGGTCAGTCGGGGGCCCTCAACGAGTCCATCGCCGACGTGTTCGGTGCGTTGACCGAGCAGTATCAGCGGGGCGACACGGCGGAGGATGCCACCTGGCTCATCGGCGGCGGGATCTTCGGCCCGGCCGTCGAGGGCCGTGCGCTGCGGTCGATGATCGAGCCCGGAACGGCGTACGACGACGACCAGCTCGGTCGCGATCCGCAGCCCGCTCACATGCGGGATTATGTGGAGACGGCGGAAGACAACGGCGGCGTGCACCTGAACTCGGGCATTCCCAATCGCGCGTTCGCCCTTGCTGCGATCGCTCTCGGCGGGCCGGCCTGGGAACGCGCCGGGCTCGTCTGGTATCGGGCGCTGACCGGTGGGCTGGGTCCGACCGCGACGTTCGCCGAGTTCGCCGAGGCAACGATCGCCGCGGCGACGGCGCAGTACGGTGAGGACTCGGAGGTTTCCGCGGCGGTGCGGACCGCGTGGACGACGGTGGGAGTGACGGTCGATGAGCGAGGCGGAGCAGGCGACTGA
- a CDS encoding protealysin inhibitor emfourin: MSEAEQATDRPITVAVVRSGGIAGIRRTWQIEPPADVASRWVALIERCPWDDPAPARRGADLYTWSIRARVAGRECAREIPDAELSGPWRVLVDAVQTAAKA, encoded by the coding sequence ATGAGCGAGGCGGAGCAGGCGACTGATCGCCCGATCACCGTCGCCGTCGTGCGGTCCGGCGGCATCGCCGGCATCCGTCGCACGTGGCAGATCGAACCGCCCGCTGACGTCGCATCTCGGTGGGTCGCGCTGATCGAGCGCTGCCCGTGGGACGATCCGGCGCCGGCTCGGCGGGGCGCCGATCTCTACACGTGGTCCATCCGCGCACGGGTCGCCGGCCGCGAGTGCGCGCGGGAGATTCCGGATGCGGAGCTCTCGGGGCCGTGGCGTGTGCTGGTCGATGCGGTCCAGACGGCAGCGAAGGCCTGA
- a CDS encoding pyridoxamine 5'-phosphate oxidase family protein produces MTATPEELHKLNDLLKDFRFAMLTTRATDGTLTAHPLSVQESEFDGDLWFIVGRNAPAVQHVQVDPMVGVSFSSNSSWLSLAGSAEVVDDAAKLTQLWNSAVDAWFPNGPEDPNVTLLRVNALSGEYWDSPGGRVATIAAFVKQKVTGEKFEADNEKFDL; encoded by the coding sequence ATGACCGCTACACCCGAAGAGCTGCACAAGCTCAACGACCTGCTCAAGGACTTCCGGTTCGCGATGCTCACCACCCGCGCGACCGACGGCACGCTGACGGCGCACCCGCTGTCTGTTCAGGAGAGCGAGTTCGACGGCGACCTGTGGTTCATCGTCGGACGCAACGCGCCCGCCGTGCAGCACGTGCAGGTCGACCCGATGGTGGGAGTCTCGTTCAGCTCGAACAGTTCGTGGCTGTCGCTCGCCGGCTCGGCCGAGGTCGTCGACGACGCAGCGAAGCTGACGCAGCTGTGGAACTCGGCGGTGGACGCCTGGTTCCCGAATGGCCCGGAAGACCCGAACGTGACGCTGCTTCGCGTGAACGCGCTGAGCGGCGAGTACTGGGACAGCCCGGGAGGCCGCGTCGCCACGATCGCCGCCTTCGTCAAGCAGAAGGTCACGGGCGAGAAGTTCGAGGCCGACAACGAGAAGTTCGACCTGTAG
- a CDS encoding endonuclease/exonuclease/phosphatase family protein, with product MSDALIGPVPPPDLHVMTYNIRRKMNGPLVRGVDEWRDREPRMQRLLRAERPTLLGTQEVMPVQLGALTAALGPTYRVIGHGRERDGQGEGCPILYDTDRLELLTWQQLALSDEPATAGSRSWGNLVPRIAVSAEFRDRVTSARFLAINTHFDHISRASRVRAAEFVRRRIAAQSLPAVVTGDLNADDTSPALRELFAGDHLVDAWETASVRVSPQLSTYTNYRPPRRFGTRIDWIAVTPRVEVRTIGINAHRIDGRWPSDHLPVQTVLRFPTDRPPA from the coding sequence ATGAGCGACGCCCTGATCGGCCCCGTCCCGCCGCCGGATCTGCACGTCATGACGTACAACATCCGACGCAAGATGAACGGGCCGCTCGTCCGCGGGGTCGACGAGTGGCGCGATCGCGAGCCGCGGATGCAGCGTCTGCTACGGGCCGAGCGTCCCACGCTCCTCGGCACGCAGGAGGTCATGCCGGTGCAGCTGGGCGCCCTCACCGCGGCACTCGGGCCGACCTACCGGGTCATCGGGCACGGGCGCGAACGCGACGGACAGGGCGAGGGATGCCCCATCCTCTACGACACGGACCGCCTGGAGCTCCTGACGTGGCAGCAGCTCGCCCTCTCGGATGAGCCGGCCACCGCTGGTTCCCGCTCCTGGGGCAATCTGGTGCCGCGCATCGCTGTCAGCGCGGAGTTCCGCGATCGCGTCACGTCGGCGCGGTTCCTCGCGATCAACACCCACTTCGACCACATCTCGCGGGCGTCCCGCGTGCGCGCGGCGGAGTTCGTGCGCCGGCGGATCGCCGCGCAGTCGCTTCCCGCGGTCGTCACCGGGGATCTCAACGCGGACGACACGTCGCCCGCGCTTCGCGAGTTGTTCGCCGGCGATCACCTCGTGGATGCGTGGGAGACCGCATCCGTCCGCGTCTCTCCGCAGCTCAGCACGTACACGAACTACCGTCCGCCGCGCCGGTTCGGCACGCGAATCGACTGGATCGCGGTGACCCCTCGGGTCGAGGTGCGCACGATCGGCATCAACGCGCACCGCATCGATGGGCGCTGGCCCTCCGACCATCTGCCGGTGCAGACCGTCCTGCGCTTCCCGACCGATCGGCCCCCCGCGTGA
- a CDS encoding glycosyltransferase family A protein, translating to MTRATPPPPFLTTTVVIPVKDDADELRRCLRALALQTRAPDEVIVVDNGSSDASATVAREAGAVVVRCDTPGIPAAASAGYDAATSDLILRLDADCLPADSWVEAMERGFRRRPDVAAFTGGARFVDGPRPLRSSLAVAYLGAYAVAGVLALGHLPLFGSNLAMRRTAWSRVSATVHRHDTEVHDDLDLAFHLGERFRIRSLPGAAMGISMRPFSEGVAFARRLNRGIRTVVLHWPRDFPPVRWERMLLRRMRHATRTREAYER from the coding sequence GTGACCCGCGCTACGCCGCCACCCCCCTTTCTCACCACGACCGTGGTGATCCCCGTCAAGGACGACGCCGACGAACTCCGTCGCTGCCTGCGCGCGCTGGCACTCCAGACGCGCGCGCCCGATGAAGTGATCGTCGTCGACAACGGCTCCTCCGACGCTTCCGCGACCGTCGCCCGCGAGGCCGGGGCCGTCGTCGTTCGCTGCGACACACCCGGAATCCCGGCGGCCGCGTCGGCCGGGTACGACGCCGCGACGAGCGACCTGATCCTGCGTCTGGATGCGGATTGCCTGCCCGCCGACTCGTGGGTCGAAGCGATGGAACGCGGCTTCCGTCGCCGGCCCGACGTCGCGGCGTTCACCGGCGGCGCGCGCTTCGTCGACGGGCCGCGTCCCCTCCGCTCGAGCCTGGCGGTTGCGTACCTCGGCGCCTACGCCGTCGCCGGCGTGCTCGCGCTCGGCCACCTGCCGCTCTTCGGCTCCAATCTCGCCATGCGCCGAACGGCATGGAGTCGGGTCAGCGCGACTGTGCATCGTCACGACACCGAGGTGCACGACGACCTCGACCTCGCGTTCCACCTTGGGGAACGGTTCCGCATCCGCTCCCTCCCGGGCGCGGCCATGGGCATCTCGATGCGCCCGTTCTCGGAGGGCGTCGCGTTCGCGCGCCGACTGAACCGCGGGATCCGCACCGTCGTTTTGCACTGGCCCCGCGACTTCCCACCCGTACGGTGGGAGCGGATGCTGCTGCGCCGGATGCGGCACGCCACCCGCACGCGAGAGGCCTACGAACGATGA
- a CDS encoding RNA polymerase sigma factor, protein MSLSDGRRGHADETRAARIADIVRRESGSLLDYFARRTSSREDAADLLGDTLVIVWRRERAVPEDAAEARMWMFGVARRVLSQHRRSSGRRLALSERLGHYLRDSERPPESAETGDVRAAIAQLNEGDQEIIRLVYWDGFTLAEVAQLLAMNPATVRSRHARARIRLQGLLTPAVGEEVR, encoded by the coding sequence TTGAGCCTCTCGGATGGCCGCCGCGGGCACGCGGACGAGACCCGCGCGGCCCGGATCGCCGACATCGTGCGGCGCGAGTCGGGGTCGCTTCTGGACTATTTCGCGCGGCGCACGTCGTCTCGCGAGGATGCGGCGGACCTCCTCGGCGACACGCTGGTGATCGTCTGGCGTCGCGAACGCGCCGTGCCCGAGGACGCCGCGGAGGCGCGCATGTGGATGTTCGGTGTCGCGCGCCGAGTGCTGTCGCAGCATCGCCGATCCAGCGGACGGCGCCTTGCGCTGAGCGAGCGACTCGGCCACTACCTGCGCGACAGCGAGCGCCCTCCGGAGAGCGCAGAGACGGGCGATGTCCGCGCGGCGATCGCTCAGCTGAACGAGGGGGATCAGGAGATCATCCGGCTCGTCTACTGGGATGGATTCACGCTCGCGGAGGTGGCGCAGCTCCTCGCGATGAACCCGGCGACCGTGCGCAGCCGACACGCGCGCGCCCGCATCCGGCTGCAGGGTCTTCTGACTCCGGCGGTCGGGGAGGAGGTTCGGTAG
- a CDS encoding DUF2834 domain-containing protein, producing the protein MRHHWTPRAIVYLALALVGLVGTFFFNTWTIVAGRNYLGDIFGGGPAVSSIGIDLLVVAVVRAVFIVVESRRLGMKRAWIYIVLSGVTAIAFTFPLFLAMRERRMQHDRREP; encoded by the coding sequence GTGAGACATCACTGGACACCCCGCGCCATCGTCTACCTCGCGCTCGCGCTCGTCGGTCTCGTGGGCACCTTCTTCTTCAACACGTGGACGATCGTCGCCGGACGCAACTACCTGGGCGACATCTTCGGCGGCGGCCCCGCGGTGTCGTCGATCGGCATCGACCTTCTCGTCGTCGCCGTCGTCAGAGCCGTCTTCATCGTGGTGGAGTCCCGTCGTCTCGGGATGAAGCGCGCCTGGATCTACATCGTGCTCTCCGGCGTGACGGCGATCGCCTTCACCTTCCCCCTGTTCCTCGCGATGCGGGAACGCCGGATGCAGCACGACCGACGCGAACCGTAG
- a CDS encoding HNH endonuclease produces MAVPQTRKARAARRRTRRVAASGSDLTGAEWFRILDAWAACAYCGADGAALQKDCVLPISRGGRYTIENVVPACGSCNASKSNEEVTSWMRRRRLDEPRFLVRWAEIMRELRAS; encoded by the coding sequence ATGGCTGTCCCCCAGACGCGAAAGGCGCGAGCCGCGCGCCGGCGTACGCGGCGGGTCGCCGCATCCGGAAGCGACCTCACCGGCGCGGAGTGGTTCCGCATTCTCGACGCGTGGGCCGCGTGCGCCTACTGCGGCGCTGACGGCGCGGCCCTCCAGAAGGACTGCGTGCTGCCGATCTCGCGCGGCGGGCGTTACACGATCGAGAACGTCGTGCCGGCCTGCGGGTCGTGCAACGCGAGCAAGAGCAACGAAGAGGTCACCTCGTGGATGCGGCGGCGCCGCTTGGACGAGCCGCGCTTCCTCGTGCGCTGGGCCGAGATCATGAGGGAGTTGCGCGCCTCGTGA
- a CDS encoding alpha/beta fold hydrolase, which translates to MVLVPGMGEIRSTYRFLVPSLVAAGYSVATTDLRGHGDSDATFTSYGDVDTAGDIAALIGELGRPAVVVGNSMAAGAAVIVAAEHPDLVSGLVLVGPFVRNPPANAALTLMFRIMMARPWAAAAWKAYMPTLYAGAKPADFAEYRDAAIAAMKRPGYTRAFSLTTRTDHAPAEALLGSVTAPTLIVMGEQDPDFPDQRGEADWIGTALGGEVVMVPDAGHYPHSQQPAVTASAIVDFLSRAAHRA; encoded by the coding sequence GTGGTGCTGGTTCCCGGGATGGGCGAGATCAGGTCGACGTATCGCTTCCTGGTCCCCTCGCTCGTCGCGGCGGGCTACTCGGTCGCGACGACCGATCTTCGCGGGCACGGCGACAGCGATGCGACGTTCACGAGCTACGGCGACGTCGACACGGCCGGCGACATCGCGGCGCTGATCGGCGAGCTGGGCCGCCCGGCCGTCGTCGTCGGCAACTCCATGGCCGCGGGAGCCGCCGTCATCGTCGCCGCCGAGCACCCGGATCTCGTGTCGGGGCTCGTGCTGGTCGGGCCGTTCGTCCGCAATCCCCCAGCGAATGCCGCGCTCACCCTGATGTTCCGGATCATGATGGCCCGGCCGTGGGCTGCGGCGGCGTGGAAGGCCTACATGCCGACCCTCTACGCCGGCGCCAAGCCCGCCGATTTCGCGGAGTACCGGGACGCGGCCATCGCGGCCATGAAACGGCCCGGGTACACGCGCGCCTTCAGCCTCACCACCCGCACCGACCATGCTCCGGCCGAAGCGCTGCTCGGTTCCGTCACGGCGCCGACGCTCATCGTGATGGGAGAGCAGGACCCGGACTTCCCCGACCAGCGGGGCGAGGCCGACTGGATCGGCACGGCGCTCGGGGGCGAGGTCGTGATGGTCCCGGATGCCGGCCACTACCCGCACTCGCAGCAGCCGGCGGTCACCGCATCCGCCATCGTCGACTTCCTCAGCCGTGCGGCGCACCGTGCCTAG
- a CDS encoding TetR-like C-terminal domain-containing protein: MIDRAAELLDAPGAEGLNLAAVAASLGVKTPSLYKHIDGMPGVLRGVTLRAKAELGTVMGQAAIGRSRDEAITGMSMAYRTWALAHPGQYALTVRAPAADDAEDTAASAAVIDVIYAVLAGYELRDEDAVHATRFFRAALHGFVSLETSGAFALAVDRERSFERLVQSVVTALSTWARE; encoded by the coding sequence GTGATCGACCGTGCCGCGGAACTCCTCGACGCGCCGGGCGCGGAGGGCCTGAATCTCGCCGCCGTGGCGGCGAGCCTCGGGGTCAAGACGCCGTCGCTGTACAAGCACATCGACGGAATGCCGGGCGTGCTCCGCGGGGTCACGCTGCGCGCGAAGGCCGAGCTCGGGACGGTGATGGGTCAGGCCGCGATCGGCCGTTCGCGCGACGAGGCGATCACGGGGATGTCCATGGCGTATCGGACGTGGGCGCTCGCCCACCCCGGACAGTACGCGCTGACCGTGCGTGCTCCCGCGGCGGACGACGCCGAGGATACGGCCGCCTCCGCTGCGGTGATCGACGTCATCTACGCGGTCCTGGCCGGGTACGAGCTGCGCGATGAGGATGCGGTGCACGCGACCCGGTTCTTCCGCGCGGCACTGCACGGCTTCGTCTCCCTCGAGACGAGTGGCGCGTTCGCGCTGGCGGTCGATCGGGAACGCAGCTTCGAGCGTCTCGTGCAGAGCGTCGTCACTGCACTCTCGACGTGGGCACGGGAGTAA
- a CDS encoding response regulator transcription factor gives MIRVLIADDEDMIRTALASLLRLEDDLEIVAECRTGTDAVAEALRLSPDICLLDLEMPGLDGVEVAERLRGKSAARCIVVTRHARPGVLRRALQAGVEGFVPKSRRAEEVADIIRRVAAGRRYVDPEIAADALADERSPLTDRELDVLRAGKRGETIAQIAATLHLSPGTVRNHVSSALGKLAVSSRQQATVLAQERGWI, from the coding sequence ATGATCCGCGTGCTCATCGCCGATGACGAAGACATGATCCGGACGGCTCTCGCCTCGCTGCTGCGACTCGAGGACGATCTGGAGATCGTCGCCGAATGCCGCACCGGAACCGACGCAGTCGCCGAGGCGCTGCGGCTGTCCCCCGACATCTGCCTGCTCGATCTCGAGATGCCGGGCCTCGACGGCGTCGAGGTCGCGGAGCGCTTGCGCGGCAAAAGCGCGGCACGCTGCATCGTCGTGACGCGGCACGCGCGGCCCGGCGTCCTCCGCCGGGCTCTGCAGGCGGGTGTCGAGGGGTTCGTGCCGAAGTCCCGCCGCGCCGAAGAGGTGGCCGACATCATCCGCCGAGTCGCGGCGGGGCGCCGTTACGTCGACCCGGAGATCGCGGCAGACGCGCTCGCCGACGAGCGGAGCCCGCTCACCGACCGCGAACTGGACGTGCTGCGGGCGGGCAAACGCGGCGAGACGATCGCGCAGATCGCGGCCACGCTGCATCTGTCTCCCGGCACCGTCCGAAACCACGTGTCGTCCGCACTCGGCAAGCTCGCCGTGTCCTCACGCCAGCAGGCGACGGTTCTCGCCCAGGAGCGCGGCTGGATCTGA